A genomic stretch from Juglans microcarpa x Juglans regia isolate MS1-56 chromosome 3S, Jm3101_v1.0, whole genome shotgun sequence includes:
- the LOC121258312 gene encoding phosphatidylinositol 4-kinase alpha 1 isoform X2: protein MEALKELCDLVAQNPTLFSDKLAWLCNRCPQPESLFAGSPRVSRSQLNAVLAVSRFLSKCSDFSDPRPKSVVLGFLRSVPFSFAGSFWPQSFTTDSIASFFCDFLSYISNAAELSSDFSTEIAGFTGDAVLSAISENSSIARVFLTALAQSFLPILPSDADKLVTCLIDQLAIPVPVPGTPREQVATSNSATSSTQSSPLSANHYQPNESASPGNEVSHVSGSTSSSRVGDEATSATSSRGSMVMNGGSIVWKSGVDQLALNLGFNDGGGGEATFRQQVASFEEESIESLEKQEIAFKLIAHVLDKVHIDSRLSDQVRLIVKKQLQSLSFFLKIRKRDWNEQGVLLKGRINTKLSAYQAAAKLQIKSIVVLDSDGKFTKRLVHEAVALLIDAAEACLLSVWRKLRSCEELFDSLLAGVAQVSVARGGQPLRVLLIRLKPIALAVCAQADTWGSSQGAMFESVMKTSCQIIESCWTKDRAPVDTYIMGLATSIRERNDYEEQGNKEKQAIPVVQLNVIRLLADLNVAVKKSEVVDMILPLFVESLEEGDASTPSLLRLRLLDAVSRIASLGFEKSYRETVVLMTRSYLGKLSSLGSAESRTVPPEATTERVETLPAGFLLIASGLMSVKLRSDYRHRLLSLCSDVGLAAESKSGRSGADFLGPLLPAVAEICSDFNPTIDVEPSLLKLFRNLWFYFALFGLAPPIQNFQVPTKSMSSTLNSVGSMGAIALQAVGGPYMWNTQWSSSVQRIAQGTPPLVVSSVKWLEDELELNALHNPGSRRGSGNEKAAVTQRAALSAALGGRVDVAAMSTISGVKATYLLAVAFLEIIRFNSNGGILNGGTTVTTSRSAFSCVFEYLKTPNLMPAVFQCLTAIVHRAFETAVSWLDDRISDTGDQAEVRESILFAHTCFLIKSMSRREEHIRDIAVNLLTQFRDRFPQVLWNSSCLDSLLFSIHNESPSAVVNDPAWMVAVRSLYQKIVREWIIKSLSYAPCTSQGLLQEKLCKANTWQRAQHTTDVVSLLSEIRIGTGKSDCWTGIQTANIPAVMAAAAAASGANLKLTEAFNLEVLSTGIVSATVKCNHAGEITGMRNACSTFGFQSGASTGFGLGAGFQRLISGAFPQQSQAEDDLYDGWLLTNFVRLLQQFVNTAEKGGELDKSQFRKICSQATALLLSNLGSDSKSNVEGFSQLLRLLCWCPAYISTPDAMETGVFIWTWLVSAAPQLGSLVLAELVDAWLWTIDTKRGLFASEARCSGPSAKLKPHLAPGEPETPPEIDPVEQIIAHRLWLGFLIDRFEVVRHNSIEQLLLLGRLLQGTTKFPWNFSRHPAATGTFFTVMLMGLKFCSCQSQGNLQNFKAGLQLLEDRIYRASLGWFAYEPEWYDMNNMSFALSEAQSVSVFVQYLSNERVDQSESKARPRENGSSLIDVNDQYHPVWGQMENYTIGREKRKQLLLMLCQHEADRLEIWAQPLNSKETTSRSKINSEKWIEYARTAFSVDPRISFSLASRFPTNTHLKAEITQLVQSHILDIRCIPEALPYFVTPKAADENSALLQQLPHWAACSITQALEFLTPAYKGHPRVMAYVLRVLESYPPERVTFFMPQLVQALRYDEERLVEGYLLRAAQRSDIFAHILIWHLQGETCGPESGKDAAAGKVCPHNSSFQALLPSVRQHIIDEFSPKALDMFQREFDFFDKVTSISGVLFPLPKEERRAGIRRELEKIEVEGEDLYLPTAPNKLVRGIRVDSGIPLQSAAKVPIMITFNVVDRDGDYSNIKPQACIFKVGDDCRQDVLALQVIALLRDIFEAVGLNLYLFPYGVLPTGPERGIIEVVPNTRSRSQMGETTDGGLFEIFQQDYGPVGSPSFEAARQNFIISSAGYAVASLLLQPKDRHNGNLLFDNEGRLVHIDFGFILETSPGGNMRFESAHFKLSHEMTQLLDPSGVMKSETWNQFVSLCVKGYLAARRYMDGIINTVLLMLDSGLPCFSRGDPIGNLRRRFHPEMSEREAAIFMMRVCTDAYNKWTTAGYDLIQYLQQGIEK from the exons ATGGAGGCTCTGAAGGAGCTCTGCGACCTGGTCGCTCAGAACCCGACCCTTTTCTCTGACAAGCTCGCGTGGTTGTGCAACCGGTGCCCCCAACCCGAGTCCCTTTTTGCCGGATCTCCTCGGGTCTCCCGCTCTCAGCTCAATGCTGTCCTCGCCGTCTCCCGCTTCCTCTCCAAATGCTCCGATTTCTCCGATCCCCGACCAAAATCCGTCGTCCTCGGGTTCCTCCGCTCCGTTCCCTTCTCGTTTGCGGGGTCTTTTTGGCCTCAATCCTTCACCACAGACTCGATCGCCTCCTTCTTCTGCGATTTCCTGAGCTACATCTCCAATGCCGCTGAATTGTCCTCCGATTTTTCCACAGAGATCGCAGGGTTCACCGGAGACGCTGTGTTATCGGCAATTAGTGAGAATTCCTCGATTGCTAGGGTTTTCTTAACAGCCTTGGCGCAGAGTTTCCTGCCCATTTTGCCCTCCGATGCCGATAAATTGGTCACTTGCCTCATCGATCAACTCGCGATCCCGGTCCCAGTCCCCGGCACACCGAGAGAGCAAGTTGCAACGTCGAATTCTGCGACTTCATCGACGCAGAGCTCCCCGTTGAGCGCGAACCATTACCAGCCGAATGAGAGTGCGAGTCCCGGAAATGAGGTGAGCCACGTGTCCGGTTCAACCTCCAGTTCGAGGGTTGGGGACGAGGCCACGAGTGCGACGTCATCGAGGGGTTCGATGGTGATGAATGGGGGAAGCATCGTCTGGAAGAGTGGGGTCGATCAGTTGGCTCTGAATCTGGGGTTCAATGATGGGGGTGGAGGTGAAGCTACGTTTAGGCAACAGGTCGCTTCGTTCGAGGAGGAGTCCATTGAGAGCTTGGAAAAGCAGGAGATTGCATTCAAACTCATTGCGCATGTTTTGGATAAGGTCCATATTGATTCTAGACTTTCTGATCAGGTGAGGTTGATTGTGAAGAAGCAGCTCcaatctttatctttttttctgaAG ATTCGGAAGCGGGATTGGAACGAACAGGGGGTGCTTTTGAAAGGCAGAATCAATACGAAGCTATCGGCTTATCAGGCTGCGGCTAAGTTGCAAATTAAGAGTATTGTGGTCCTTGACTCTGACGGAAAATTCACTAAGAGGTTGGTGCACGAGGCAGTTGCATTGCTGATTGACGCGGCAGAAGCTTGTTTGCTCTCGGTATGGCGCAAGCTGAGATCTTGTGAAGAGCTCTTTGACTCCTTGCTCGCAGGGGTTGCACAAGTTTCTGTGGCTCGAGGAGGTCAACCACTCCGTGTTTTGCTCATCCGCCTTAAGCCCATTGCGCTGGCTGTCTGTGCACAG GCTGATACTTGGGGCAGCAGCCAGGGAGCTATGTTTGAGAGTGTCATGAAGACTAGTTGTCAGATAATTGAATCTTGCTGGACCAAGGATCGGGCTCCTGTGGACACATATATCATGGGATTGGCTACAAGTATACGTGAACGGAACGATTATGAGGAACAG GGTAATAAGGAAAAACAGGCAATTCCTGTAGTGCAACTCAATGTTATACGCTTACTAGCTGACTTAAATGTGGCTGTAAAAAAATCCGAAGTGGTGGACATGATATTACCCCTTTTCGTTGAAAGCTTAGAAGAGGGTGATGCCTCAACTCCTAGTTTATTGCGACTCAGA CTTCTTGATGCTGTATCTCGAATTGCAAGCCTAGGGTTCGAGAAGTCCTATCGTGAGACAGTAGTTCTGATGACAAGAAGTTACTTAGGTAAACTCTCAAGTCTAGGATCTGCTGAAAGCAGAACAGTTCCACCTGAAGCCACAACAGAACGCGTTGAG ACTCTTCCTGCAGGATTTCTTCTGATTGCTAGTGGTCTTATGAGTGTGAAACTGCGCTCAGACTATCGTCACCGTTTGCTATCTTTATGCTCGGACGTAGGCCTGGCTGCTGAGTCCAAAAGTGGAAG GAGTGGAGCAGATTTTCTGGGGCCTCTGCTTCCTGCTGTTGCTGAAATATGTTCCGACTTTAATCCTACTATAGATGTGGAACCTTCACTTTTGAAGTTATTTCGCAACTTGTGGTTCTATTTTGCACTTTTTGGCTTAGCACCACCCATACAGAATTTTCAAGTACCAACAAAGTCAATGTCCAGTACACTGAATAGCGTGGGAAGCATGGGTGCTATTGCTCTCCAAGCTGTGGGTGGACCATACATGTGGAATACACAGTGGTCTTCTTCTGTTCAGCGTATTGCTCAAGGGACTCCTCCACTA GTTGTTAGCTCGGTGAAATGGCTCGAAGATGAGTTAGAACTCAATGCTCTTCACAACCCAGGCAGTCGTCGAGGGAGTGGCAACGAGAAAGCTGCTGTGACCCAGAGGGCTGCTCTTTCTGCTGCTCTTGGAGGACGAGTTGATGTTGCAGCAATGAGCACAATTTCAG GTGTAAAGGCTACCTATCTCCTTGCAGTAGCTTTTCTAGAGATTATACGCTTTAACAGCAATGGTGGCATCCTCAATGGTGGGACTACTGTGACTACTTCTAGAAGTGCCTTCAGTTGTGTCTTTGAATACCTAAAAACTCCCAATCTTATGCCGGCTGTCTTCCAGTGTTTAACAGCAATTGTCCACAGGGCATTTGAAACGGCAGTATCGTGGCTG GACGATCGAATATCTGATACAGGAGACCAAGCTGAGGTCAGAGAATCTATTCTATTTGCCCATACCTGTTTTCTTATCAAAAGTATGTCTCGGAGAGAGGAACACATACGGGATATTGCTGTCAACCTGTTGACTCAATTTAGAGATAGGTTTCCACAG GTTTTATGGAATTCATCTTGTCTAGATTCTCTGCTATTCTCAATTCATAACGAGTCACCTTCTGCTGTTGTCAATGATCCTGCTTGGATGGTGGCAGTTCGTTCTTTGTACCAAAAGATAGTTCGAGAATGGATCATCAAATCACTTTCATATGCTCCTTGTACTAGCCAGGGTCTTCTACAG GAAAAGCTTTGCAAAGCAAACACATGGCAAAGAGCTCAGCATACAACTGATGTGGTTTCTCTATTATCTGAGATAAGAATTGGAACAGGTAAAAGTGATTGCTGGACAGGCATACAAACTGCAAACATTCCGGCAGTTatggctgctgctgctgctgcatcaGGAGCAAACTTAAAATTAACAGAGGCATTTAACTTGGAGGTACTCAGTACTGGTATAGTTAGTGCAACAGTGAAATGCAACCATGCTGGAGAAATTACTGGCATGAGAAACGCGTGTAGTACCTTTGGATTTCAATCAGGGGCTTCAACAGGCTTTGGGCTTGGGGCTGGTTTTCAAAGGTTGATATCCGGAGCATTTCCTCAACAGTCACAGGCTGAGGATGATTTATATGATGGGTGGTTACTTACGAACTTTGTGCGTTTACTTCAACAATTTGTTAACACTGCAGAAAAAGGTGGGGAATTGGACAAGTCGCAATTTCGAAAAATTTGTTCTCAGGCCACTGCATTACTTCTGTCAAATCTG GGTTCTGATTCAAAATCAAATGTCGAGGGCTTCTCACAACTCCTACGTCTTCTTTGTTGGTGTCCGGCTTACATTTCTACACCTGATGCAATGGAAACTGGTGTTTTCATTTGGACGTGGTTAGTTTCTGCTGCACCTCAACTGGGATCTTTAGTACTTGCCGAGCTTGTTGATGCATGGTTATGGACAATTGATACAAAGCGAGGCCTTTTTGCATCTGAAGCAAGGTGTTCAGGCCCTTCTGCAAAACTAAAGCCTCACCTTGCTCCTGGGGAGCCAGAAACACCACCTGAAATTGATCCTGTTGAGCAAATAATTGCTCATAGACTATGGCTTGGATTTTTAATTGATCGCTTTGAG GTAGTTCGACACAACAGCATAGAGCAACTCCTGCTCCTTGGTCGGCTGCTGCAGGGGACCACAAAATTCCCTTGGAATTTTTCACGCCATCCTGCAGCCACTGGTACTTTTTTCACAGTGATGCTTATGGGGCTAAAGTTCTGCTCATGCCAGTCCCAAGGCAATCTGCAGAACTTTAAAGCAGGGCTTCAGCTTTTGGAGGATCGAATTTATAG GGCCTCTTTGGGCTGGTTTGCTTATGAGCCCGAATGGTATGACATGAACAACATGAGTTTTGCCCTTAGTGAGGCTCAATCTGTCTCTGTATTTGTTCAGTATCTTTCAAATGAGAGAGTAGATCAGTCTGAATCAAAAGCACGACCACGTGAAAACGGAAGTTCGTTGATTGATGTG AATGATCAGTATCACCCTGTCTGGGGCCAGATGGAGAACTACACAATcggaagagaaaagagaaagcaGCTACTCTTAATGCTATGCCAGCATGAGGCCGACAGGCTTGAAATTTGGGCTCAACCCCTTAACTCAAA GGAAACTACCTCCCGGTCTAAAATTAACTCAGAGAAATGGATTGAGTACGCTAGGACAGCTTTTTCTGTGGATCCTCGGATTTCCTTTTCCTTGGCATCAAGGTTCCCAACAAACACACATTTGAAAGCTGAAATAACTCAACTGGTTCAG TCACATATATTGGACATCCGCTGCATACCTGAAGCATTGCCCTATTTTGTCACCCCAAAGGCAGCTGATGAGAATTCTGCACTTCTGCAACAATTGCCACACTGGGCTGCTTGTTCAATTACTCAAGCTCTTGAGTTCCTCACTCCTGCTTATAAGGGTCATCCACGTGTTATGGCATATGTGCTTAGGGTTCTGGAGTCCTATCCTCCTGAACGAGTAACCTTCTTCATGCCACAGCTTGTGCAGGCTCTGCGATATGATGAAGAG AGGTTGGTTGAAGGATATTTGCTTAGAGCAGCTCAAAGGAGTGATATATTTGCTCATATTCTGATCTGGCATCTACAG GGTGAAACGTGTGGACCAGAATCAGGTAAAGATGCTGCCGCTGGGAAGGTATGTCCTCAT AATAGTTCGTTTCAAGCACTGTTGCCAAGTGTTAGACAGCATATTATCGATGAATTTTCTCCCAAAGCACTTGACATGTTTCAAAGAGAATTTGATTTCTTCGACAAAGTTACATCGATTTCTGGCGTACTTTTTCCACTCCCCAAGGAAGAACGCCGAGCTGGTATCCGGAG AGAGTTGGAGAAAATTGAAGTGGAGGGAGAAGACCTCTATTTACCAACTGCCCCGAACAAGCTTGTCAGGGGTATTCGGGTGGATAGTGGAATTCCCTTGCAATCGGCCGCAAAAGTCCCAATAATGATTACATTTAATGTCGTAGATCGTGATGGCGACTACAGCAATATAAAGCCTCAAGCTTGCATTTTCAAG GTTGGAGATGATTGTCGACAGGATGTTCTTGCTCTTCAAGTGATAGCACTTCTTAGAGACATATTTGAAGCAGTTGGACTTAATCTCTATCTGTTCCCTTATGGTGTTCTCCCAACTGGCCCAGAGAGAGGCATAATTGAG GTTGTGCCTAATACACGGAGCCGAAGTCAGATGGGTGAAACAACAGATGGTggtttgtttgagatttttcaACAGGACTACGGGCCTGTAGGCTCTCCTAGTTTTGAAGCTGCGCGCCAGAACTTCATCATTAGCAGTGCTGGTTATGCAGTTGCCAGTCTTTTACTTCAACCTAAGGATAGGCACAACGGGAATCTTCTTTTTGACAA TGAAGGGAGGCTTGTTCATATTGATTTTGGATTCATCCTAGAAACTTCACCGGGGGGAAATATGCGCTTTGAAAGCGCACATTTTAAGCTGAGCCATGAGATGACACAATTACTTGACCCATCCGGGGTCATGAAGAGTGAAACCTGGAACCAATTTGTGAG TTTATGCGTGAAGGGGTACCTTGCTGCCCGTCGGTATATGGATGGGATTATCAACACGGTTTTGTTAATGCTAGATAGTGGATTACCTTGCTTCAGCAGGGGTGATCCCATTGGAAACCTTCGAAGGAGATTTCATCCTGAGATGAGTGAGCGAGAAGCGGCCATTTTCATGATGCGTGTGTGCACTGATGCTTACAACAAGTGGACAACTGCTGGCTATGACTTGATTCAATATCTGCAGCAGGGCATTGAGAAGTAA